One part of the Neorhodopirellula lusitana genome encodes these proteins:
- a CDS encoding type I restriction endonuclease → MELFDTLTRLVSRLDSQRELLSTEEATKNAVIMPIINALGYNVFDPTEVIPEFTADVGVKKGEKVDYAIVVDGAPTILIECKGINTKLDFKHASQLYRYFGVTAARFAVLTNGQHLWFYTDLDSPNQMDSKAFFKFDLNDFDARDVAELSKFGKSVFDLDNILANATELKYTQQLGAVLATEVDSPSDELVKHLTSKIYDGRFTAAVCDQFRPLVKSAFRDFINERLSNRLKSALQGVSADIVAPKSEPDEEPQDNGIVTTAEEIEGFHIVRAILAKHIPVNRVVMRDTKSYCGVLLDDNNRKPICRLHFNGGQKHIGTFDAEKNETRNPIERLEAIYDFEEQIVESVSAYDGNSEITSADTV, encoded by the coding sequence ATGGAACTTTTCGATACTCTCACCAGGCTGGTATCCCGTCTTGATTCACAACGAGAGTTGCTGAGTACAGAAGAAGCGACGAAAAACGCGGTGATCATGCCGATCATAAACGCGCTGGGTTACAACGTATTCGACCCGACAGAGGTCATCCCGGAATTCACTGCTGATGTTGGGGTGAAAAAGGGAGAGAAGGTTGATTACGCGATTGTCGTTGACGGTGCGCCAACGATTCTCATTGAGTGCAAAGGTATCAACACCAAGCTGGATTTTAAGCACGCTTCGCAGTTGTATCGTTATTTTGGTGTTACGGCCGCGAGGTTTGCCGTCCTGACTAACGGCCAGCACCTATGGTTCTACACGGATCTCGATTCGCCGAATCAGATGGATTCGAAGGCCTTCTTTAAGTTTGATCTCAATGATTTCGATGCAAGAGACGTCGCAGAACTGAGTAAATTTGGGAAGAGCGTGTTCGACCTCGACAATATTCTGGCCAACGCCACCGAGCTAAAATACACCCAGCAGTTGGGAGCGGTTTTGGCTACGGAGGTTGATTCACCTAGCGATGAATTGGTCAAGCATCTGACTTCGAAGATCTATGATGGCCGTTTCACCGCTGCCGTTTGTGATCAGTTTCGTCCTCTCGTTAAATCAGCTTTCAGAGATTTCATCAATGAGAGGCTGAGTAATCGTCTCAAGTCAGCACTACAGGGGGTTAGTGCTGATATCGTGGCACCGAAATCTGAGCCAGATGAGGAACCTCAAGACAATGGAATTGTAACGACCGCAGAGGAGATCGAAGGGTTCCACATTGTTCGTGCGATCTTGGCGAAGCATATCCCGGTGAATCGGGTTGTTATGCGAGACACAAAGAGTTATTGCGGGGTTTTGTTGGACGATAATAATCGCAAACCGATTTGTCGGCTGCACTTCAATGGGGGGCAAAAACACATCGGGACGTTTGATGCTGAGAAAAACGAAACTCGCAACCCGATTGAAAGGCTGGAGGCAATCTACGACTTCGAAGAGCAGATTGTTGAATCGGTCAGCGCCTACGATGGAAACTCCGAAATCACCAGCGCTGACACAGTGTAG
- a CDS encoding PEP-CTERM sorting domain-containing protein, with protein sequence MKNIFCVICVSLMVSGAARAAVVASFDFAGASLVATSQQFGTAGDATLGSAFSTATGATLVGLGDGSINTDGLLYNVGVGTTLPSDASNQVVFSFTVGGLAAGETLQIDSLSIDFAQAQNTERFNAYLDPANGANPTASFRNGGNTNPPANGTYTEVINPLGAAGLGQTAFSNGETFSVAFGSRDNGGGNTAFDNLTLNGTVTAVPEPSSIALLGFGFAGLMMRRRRCG encoded by the coding sequence ATGAAAAACATTTTTTGTGTAATTTGCGTCAGCCTGATGGTGAGCGGTGCCGCCCGGGCCGCGGTCGTTGCTTCTTTTGATTTTGCCGGTGCTTCCCTTGTCGCCACATCCCAACAGTTCGGAACCGCAGGTGATGCGACCCTTGGGTCCGCATTCTCAACTGCTACCGGCGCGACTCTTGTTGGTCTTGGTGATGGCTCAATCAACACTGATGGCCTTCTATACAATGTCGGCGTAGGCACCACACTTCCCTCTGATGCAAGTAACCAGGTCGTATTTAGCTTCACTGTAGGCGGTCTAGCTGCTGGTGAGACTCTCCAGATTGATTCTTTGTCAATTGATTTTGCCCAGGCACAGAATACAGAACGCTTCAACGCATACCTTGATCCGGCGAACGGTGCCAATCCCACCGCCTCTTTCCGAAATGGAGGGAACACTAACCCTCCTGCTAATGGCACATACACTGAAGTTATCAATCCTCTTGGCGCTGCAGGACTCGGGCAGACAGCATTTAGCAATGGAGAAACATTCTCAGTAGCTTTCGGATCTCGCGATAACGGAGGTGGCAACACTGCCTTTGACAACCTCACTCTCAATGGTACCGTCACTGCCGTTCCCGAGCCTAGCAGCATCGCGCTGCTTGGATTTGGTTTTGCCGGACTGATGATGCGTCGCCGACGCTGCGGGTAA